The genome window TGCCCTGGTTCATACCATGATGCATCCAGCACACGCACATCAGGTCCGATTTTATTGGCCCGGACACATTCTGCAAGCCATTTGCTGGAGACCAGAGCTCTGTAAAGGATTTGCTGAACCATGTTACCCTAGAGTCTTCTGACACGAGGCTGCTGCAGCAGGATGAACTGTAGAGATGCCTGCCAAGTCCTGGTGTCTGGTTCTCCACCAATCCACTAACAAGGGGTGGGGACTACATTCGCTTGCCTTCAGGCCTGCACTTTGGACTGACACAAATCCTTCCACAACTGCTCCTCCCAGGAAATGCTACCCTCCCCTGCTGCTTGATAGATTTTGAGAACCCGACCCAGAAGCGTCCAGAGGGAACAAAACCCTCTCTGGGTTCCTTTGGAAACTTTTGTATCTTTTTCTCTCGCCTCCCTACCTCTCCAAGGCAGCTGTTGGAAGACGTGCCACTGCAAGAATAAATGTTTCAGGCTGCGCAGTAAGTGACGGTGCAACAGCAATGTGATTGGCTCATATGGCAGTGAGGTGAATGGTGAACCTGAAAGTGGAAACCGCAAAATGAGTTCCAGGAAGGTTGAGAATGTGGGGTCAAAAAGGGTTAAGAATCCCAAGCAAACATAGGAAGAAAAGTTGTAAGAGGAACCAAGATATCACCCTAGTAACTTAGTGTTCTGATATGCTAGAAGGTCAAGGCACCTATGGAGTACAGATCTGCAAGAATGCCAAGGAACCCCCAGAGTATATTTACATCGTTCTGTTACTGTACAGCACGATTAAAAAATATTCTAGTGCTGTACAGATCATGCTTAGGAAGCAGCGGGAGGCATGTTACCCACTccaatcagcagcagcagaacagttGCTATCTGTGCTCCAAATTAAATGTCCATGAATCAACAGTAACCCTACAGGGTAACGTTGGTCTCGTAAACTATTGGGATGCTTTCTTAAACAAGTAAAGTGAAATACTAGCTGCTCATATAACTTCTTCTGTATGATatcccctctgtgtgtgtgtgtgtgtgtgtgtgtgtgtgtgtgatttttactATTACAAATGGAGGCAGTTTTATGgtattgtttattgtatatataACACTGGCTTTATTGCAGTTTTTACTAGATGTTGTCTACtttagtctgtctttctcattgAAACcataaatgatataaataaaacGCACCACTTTAATGTCTCCCTTACCACTGGCCTCCCCACACAAAAGTGCATCAAACAGGTAAAACCCCAATGACTGCCCACTTTGCCAATGATGGGCCACAAAAACTATAAACTGTCTCTCCCTCTGCATTGTTCTCTACAGGCCTCCAGCATAAGCAAGTATCTATATTTTTCAAAACAATTTACAATCAAAAAGGAAACGGAAGTAACATCACAGCACCACGTCGAAAACAGGGAATGCTGCACAGCGCTAGAGTCTACTGGATCTCTGAAGTTTTGGAATAAGGGCACAAAGCCCTACTGGGCTTATTCTTGCTCTCTGGAATTGTGGCCTGCAGAGTCTCTTTCAGTAGGGGGCACTTGCCACTCTACGGTAAAGTAATATTAAAGGTCACAGAGTTTTGCACCTCTGGCTTTAACTAGTAGAAGATAACTAGTGCAATAATCTTTGACCTTCCCTGCCCTCTCAGAAAAGGTTTTGTCCCATAGCCTCCCCTTCTTATTATTCTTACCGTGGAAAGCATGGGAGCGCCATTAGAGGGGCTGTTTCCCCTTCTCCTTGGCACAGCTGGGGAGCTCTTCGCGGtttgtgcacacacacacggttgcaaaaaaaagggggggagggtagaatggggagaaaggagggctcGAGCTTTATTTTGTTTGAGTTGCAACTAGATCCTCAGACCGTGAATGGCTGCAAGGACATTCCCCTGCCATTGCAGAAAAGCTGCATTTTGATCAAGCGCCTAAGCGCGCACGCGCGCAATCGGAGCAAACGGTGCCTTTCCTCTTAGGCATAATGTAGCTCCGCCCGGCTCTTTTAGGCTCAGCACGAAGGAAAAGGGGCCAGGCCGTCAGCTTCCCCCGACAGGGACTCTCGGAGGTGGGGGCTCAGGTTGAATCTCCTCCCCGTTCCCTCGACAGTCCAAACACAAACGAGAAATGTGAAAGAGGTTTTGGAATCAGGTTTGGCCTCCCCTCCTGTCTTGCCACAAGTTGGTTTTGCCCCGCCAGGCTCTTCTGCCACTGGTTGACGAAGCTCTATTATGGGGCGCTCCGCCCCGGACTCCATGCAAGGGGGTGGGTGAGTGGCATGGAAGGAGGGGAAGCCCCTGGCTTGGGAGCCGCGCTGTGATTCCGCCGTGGGCACAGAAGTCGGGGACTCTCGGAGGGCGCACAGGTATCCCGCCGGAGGATCCTCAGGACGAGGCTGTGGAGGGTGTCGTGGGAGGGTTTTGCAGGGGCTTCGCCGCCCACGTGCTCAGGGCCCCCCATGGCTGAGATCCGCAGGCAAGAAGAGGGACCCCAACTCGTACCGATGTGTGCCAGTTGCGCAGGGCACCCGTCGTCCTTGCGCTGGCACCCGCGAGCCCTGGAAGCTGAAGGCCCCGGAGCAGGTGTCTGTCCCTGCCCGCAGCACGATTCCTTTTGCGAAGGGCTGGGCTTCTGGACGGGCTTGGAGTTGCCTTCCTGGAAGGGGAGATATTTCGCGTGTGAAAATAGGTCGATCCCGGAACAAAACCCTCCTTGTAAAAGAAATACGATAGCCCGTGTTAGGAAAGGTGTAATCTGTCTGAAGAGGCCTGGTTGCCCCACGCAAGAGTGCGATGCCTAAATTTAAAGGGATGCTGGTGGTGCCAAAGAACATTCCCTGTACCGTTTGAGATGTGCCTGGCATCTTCTTTAAACTGAGCCCCTGTGTATGCCATATTAGTGTACCTGGGCAACACTTACCTGGGCTACAGAGCTTGTCATTCTGACATTGCACGCCTAGCGTCCAAGACCAAGTTTAAATGCAAAGTTGCAAGGGTGCGGTCTTCCATCCTGACTGTGTCACGTTATGGTTAGGCCTCAGCTGGGCGTATACCGCTGCATACTGTAGGTGGaagatcacattttaaaatgctccttTTATATTGCCAAATAAACTCCCTGCAAATAGAAAGTCAACACTTCAGGGGGGAGCAAACCTTTCTTCCAGGTGTAATGGTTTTATTTTGGACCCCACTTACAATCTGAAGTAGTACAGTCCATTCTTTTGTCACCTCATTCTCAACAGGTTGTCCTGCATGTGTGATTCAAACAACAAAACTGAATATTTCAGAGGATGTTTCTGATGGTGTAGTCATCAGAGCTATATTTTATTTCTCTGAGTTTTCGGAAAAGAGCTTCCTGCTCAGAGGGGTATTGTCCAAGAAGACCTGGGCCTAAAACTGAAAGACTtaactcaggggtggccaacctatggttcttcagatgttcatggactgcaattcccatcagcccctgccagcacggccaattggctatgctggaaggggctgatggtaattgtagtccatgaacatctggagcaccataggttggtcacccctgacTTAACTTGATTAGTCAGTCAGATGAATGAACAAGAAAGATGTCTCAGTTGGCTAGGCAGTAGattcaaaaacaaaaagcagaattTAGCTTTAATGAATTTCTAACGTTTACATCAATCACAGTTGCCAGACACCATTTTAGAACTGACATCCCTCCTTCCTTCATCAGCAAGAAGAAGTCCTTTTTCCAGGGCTGGCTCCAGAGGGTTGCAAAACTGAGTATTTTGGGGACTCCGGGTTCAGTAAAGGAATCAATGCCGAAGCAAAAACATCATTTTTCTCTCATTGCTGGGAGCAGCCGAGGAGGTCAGAGGCGGCGGTAGAGCATTTCTGCTTTTGCACGTCCTGCCTCTCCCGAGTGAAAGGGGCCATTGTGGGTGTCTTCATGCAAGAACTTGGAGTCATCACAGGCCTTTCCAAAAATAGTGTCTGCTGCAATATTTGTATGTATAATCTGGAAAGAAACAGACCAAGAGAAGGGGATGGAAGTATCAATTGTGCAAACTGATGCAGAATAAACCTGATACATTTTCAATTTAAAACAAGATCACGTTCCTTTTTAGGAGATAACCACATTAGGAATCGAATTTGGCTTCTTAGTGGTGTAGAAAGGTACCGTTGTGTAAACAGTTGTTCACCATCTTtgaagttatttaaaaaacataGATAACTGAAAAGCACTGTCATGTTTCTTGTACTTTTTTTTaccgggtggggggagggcatatTACCCTTTCCTTAGTGGAACAGCCCAAAAAGCATTGTCATAATTTCCAAGGGATTCTTCCAGTTTctgcaggctaatctagttctgaCTTATATTAACTGTACACAGGCAACTATGTACTTTTAACATGGGAATGCAATGACTTAGCGGTCAGGTGTATCGTGTCTTAAGCATGGGCAGGATTGCACATTTCATGCTTATTGATGGCTAGCACCTGAATATGTGATATGGGGCGGGGGGAATCAAAGTCAACATTAGGTAACATGAAACTTCTGTTCATGGTTAGATCTGAGTCTGGACAAGACGCCAGTACTATGTCTCAACAGCTTCTCTACCGGGCTTTGGTGTCTGCAAAGTGGGTCTCTGAAGCCATCAAAACTTCTCAACCTGGATTGGCTGTACGGCTCCTGGATGCTTCCTGGTACCTCCCAAAAATGAAGCGCAACCCTCGGACTGAGTTTGAGGAGCGCCACATCCCTGGAGCTGCCTTCTTCGACATTGACCAGTGCAGCGATCGCACTTCACCATACGATCACATGCTGCCCAGCACAGCGGAGTTTGCAGAGTATGTGGGCAAGCTAGGTGTGGGCAGTGATTCCCATGTAGTGGTGTACGATGCAAGTGACCAGGGTTTGTTCTCTGCCCCTCGTGTCTGGTGGATGTTCCGAGCCTTCGGGCATGATGCTGTTTCTCTTTTGGACGGTGGGCTGAAGAACTGGATGCGGGAGGGGTTTCCAGTTACATCccaaaagagcagacctgtgccTGCCGATTTCCATGCCACTCTGGACAGATCATTTGTCAAGACTCATGAGGACATTAAGGAAAACATAGAATCATGCCGCTTCCAGGTTGTGGATGCACGAGCGGCAGGCCGGTTCCAAGGGATAGAGGAGGAGCCCCGGGAAGGTAATGCATCTGTTGTGTCCTCCTGAGCAGATTTCTTTAGCTCATGGTTTTCTCAGCTGGTTGGTTTGCAAATTAGACTCGGTTTCATATATAAGATTTGAATCCTGATTGATCATGGTTAGTATTTTACACCCCACTCTTATCCAGAGTGGAAATCGCCAAGGAAAGAGATCTATTTAAACTGTTTTCCTCATTCATATTTGTTTTTCTGAACAAGCACACATACTAACTGGTTTCTGTAACACTTCAATTTGCAACAATTTTGTTTGCAACTGAATAGATTTTATAGGTGACCCTGGAGCCTAACCCCAAACCTTTGGAAACCTTCACGCCTTTCACACAGTCTGCTTACAGAGAAAGCGGAGATAATTCTATCTGCAAGGAAATTAAGCATGATCAGTTATTTGAAGACTACAGCTGCTGTTCTAATCATATAACTTTGGTAGTAATTCCCCTTGAATGGGGGCTTATTCCCAAGAAAAAATAATTGGAAGAAGCTGTGGATGTCCAAAAGCTATGGTTACTTGGTAAACTGTGTTCTCCGTTAAATTAAAAGCAAATCTTTCTTTGCAGCCATAAATTTCTGCTGCAGAGGTCAGCCCACCAATAAAATAAGAGTAGAGGATCACCTCCATGGCCTCTGTGGATGACTGTGCAAATACAGAGAACACAACATCCTCGGATGTCTTGCTACTCCCCTGGTGCCATAGGAAACCCCTATTAATAAATACAGTACACAATACTGTAATAATaaacaagagtcttgtggcatcttatcAACTAAGAAGGTTTTAGTAAGTTTCATGGACAAAAATTAACTTAAAGTTAGCCATCACTCTGCAGATTTGTATGCAAAGATGTGGGGAAAAATGTAAGCATCAGGCTCGGAAGGCTATGGAGTGTAAGGAGGAACAGGGTGAGATGTGATTATGTAAAATTAAATATAATGTTAAAAGTACAGAAAATAATTCCCCATAGCAATAACTGGTGATAATGCAATTTCCCTTGTTTTGCTAATCTGACGAACATTTGTTATGGCTGGGCAATCTCGGGTCCTTGTTAAGTCCTTGGGAAATGCTATCAAATTGATGGATGAACTCAAAATTCAGCAGTttgtttaaggtgccacaagattcctgtttattttgctgcaacaaatGTGATGTGGCAGGCAAGAAGAATCCAAATTTCTTGTGCATCTAGCATCTCATTTAAATGGAAATCTCAGCCATCTCTCTTTGGAACCATTCTCATTCAGTCAGTTCATGTCCTTCCTGAAATCTGAATTGGTTCAGTCATGGAACAATTTTACCCCTTCATCTACTGTTTCTGTGAAGTCAGTCTTAAATTTTAGCTTTCTGTCCTGGTAAAACACCAGGGTACCAAACCAGGATGCAGAGAGTGGGTTGTTGTTAGTATTGTTACTGTCTGAACTCTAGCTGACATTGTTCCTctttcttctttgaaaaaaaacccccccccccccccccccaggaattgaacctggccaCATCCCTGGCACGGTGAACATCCCATTCACTGAATTCCTTTCTGAGACTGGCATGGAGAAGAGTCCGGAGGACATCCACAGATTATTTCAGGAAAGGGGTGTGGATCTCAAGAAGCCCCTTGTGGCCACTTGTGGTTCAGGAGTCACTGCTTGCCATGTGGCACTGGGAGCATATCTCTGTGGCAAGCCTGACGTGTCCATTTATGATGGAGCTTGGGTGGAGTGGTTCATGCGGGCACAGCCAGAACACATCATCTCAGAGAGAAGGTGGAAGAACCTGTGAGGGCAGCCTCCTGCCTCAGAAGCAGTGCCTGGTAACAGAGTGGAAATATGTTATTGTGGTCCAGTGAAGCGCCTTTACCAGTGAATCTGTTgacattggggtgtgtgtggtccTTTGCATACCTCCTTTGCTTGGCATAAGTGatgtcttttcttctctctctccagtAGTTTGTTATTGGGTTGGGGGAAAGTGCACTTATTGGGTTGGGGGAAAGTGAGTCATGGGATGGTGGACGAAATTTCAAATAGAACGTTGAATCAAGAAGTCCAGCCACATTGGGTGTACACAAAAAAGGGTTGGGGATGAGATTAATCTTGTGTTTGGCCAGGTTGTGTCATTCTTCTGTCGTCTTAATAACAATGTTTTTCTTCAAAAACTGAAATCGGGTTTCTATTCATTTAAGTTGATCAGACTCCAGAACAGGTTGTCCTGATGCTAGTCGCAGTTAGTAGGTGAGTTAATCTAGGAGCCTCTCTTCCAGGATGCTCATAGACctcaacaattcccatcagcccctgctagtaggggctgatgggaattctagtccatgaacatctggagaaccataggttggccacccctactataTGCTGTAGACTACAGCTCAAGTTCACACATTTTACACTTATCACAGGAACAGAACTATCAGAATTATGCAATATCATCTtaagcagcatggtatagtggttaaagtgtcagactaggatctggaagacaccatttcaaatccccatttgcgccagtggaagcctgctgggtagccttgggccagtcacacactcccagcctaacctacctcaagggttgttaggataaaatggaagaaaggacaaCAATATGAGCTGCTTTGGACCCTTGttgggaaggaaggtgggatatagatAGAGTAAATAAAAAATTCTAAACCTGTTGAAAGTAATGGGTTAGAAGGGTATAAATTTCCTTAAATTTGCACTGATATTTCCTTTGTCACACCCAGATGAGAGTGTGAAGTAGAGGTGTTCCAGAACAGCCACAATaagtgctgcattttaactatCAAGAGAGGACAAGGCAAGAGTTGGCCTACGGGGAGTGAAGGGGCAGGCACAGGCAATGATGCTCAGTACTAGCTTCCTAGGGAGTGTGAATGCTGACCTGTGAGTAGAGATCTCAGGAATAAGTCCACTCagtcaaaggccaaaacagccagGATGTATGTGTGGTGTAGGGATGCCAGTCATTGGTGAGACATTTCCAGAAACATTGAGGGGGCAGAGACTTTTTGGAAGTCATTTTCTGTTTCACAaatgggaagtgacatcatgactgTAGGATTTTCAGACATCTCTATGGTTTTACAGGGACAAAGCTTCATTGGGAGGTCTCCTGCCATTACTTGATAAGTGTCAACCCTACAGGTGGCAGGAAGAGGAGGACTAAAAGGCCAGAGCAGCAAAGAAGAAAGATAGCTAGCTGGCAAGGTCCAAGGTTTCTTGAGGTTAAGCAAGGTGATTGATTACACAACAAACCAGAATCTTACTTGTCCCCGTGGTATCTCTCTGTTATTGGAAAGACTAGTAAATGATGAAAAGCTGATGTGGAGAAGTGGTCCCCAGCCTACATAATTTAGCATCCTGTTAACTTGTGTTGGAGGAAGTATACAAACTTTAAAGCTTCATAAAGTGCTCAGGCTAATTAAATGCAAAGCACATCACATGTATCATAAAAACACGTTCATCCAAATCACGCAGGACTATAAAACCTTAGACTACAAAGCAGCCACCCTTGCTCACTGGTTCTAGGCTAAATAAAAAACAAGTTGcagatcttgtgagatctcaaGATCAATGGGGGACTTCCTCAGGTGAGGGGAACATTACTAGGCCAAGCTATCCCTAATGTTTCTTAAAAGCAGCTCTGGGGGTGTGTGCTAgtagattgtggggggggggggaggaatccatATGTCCGGTTCACATCTAAAATGAGGGAGAGGGTCTGTTTTTAAACACTAATGATGTGTGCATGAGGGAGACCTAAACTCTGTCTCCTCTCCTCTCATACTTTACCTCACTGACTTGCTCTTTTTAGCATTTGTTCTCCCTGTACTGTTAATATCCAGGATCTAAGCTGGACAGGATGCATTGGAGATGCagataaggggggtgggggtggggtgggtttagCTCTCTTTGCTTCTGCTctgttttgtttcaaacaatTCTCAGTTTTTTAATACATGAATGGCAGACCTTCCCCACAATTCATTATATATCTCAGTGCACAAATGCTTCTCTTGAATGGCTGGGAGACTTCCTGTTCTCATTCTGTATGCCAGAGTTATTTAAAATGGCATGTTAATAGACACACTTTCTCCTCTCTGCCTGCAATTTGACAGAGGATAGTTTGGGTGACTCGTGGGTCAATCCCTGAGCATTTAATtccaagtgggggtgggggtagagttacatctggaaacatttcccACTGAAATGGAAGACAAAATGAATGTGTACCAGCAAAATAAACCCTGCTTTGAAAACTAAAgccaaaaagaaatacaaattttTGCACAAACTCCTAACTGAGCAACTCTCTTATTCCACCTTAATACTCCAGAGAAGCCCAAGTGTGTGACAGCAGATTGCTGCATGAGCTTTCCAGAGTTGAGTGGCTGCTTCCTCTTTATCCTCACATCTGAGTGCTGGGTGCAGTGTTTATCATGCAAGGACCAGCAAGAAACCTCCACATTATGAGCAATTGCCTGACCCTCCCAAGGGAGGTTTGTTTACCCTCCTGCTCTGGAAAGCACTAAACCAAATAATGCCCAGCTGCTGACTACTGGAGTGGAGATTTGTTAGTGTTTAGGGAACTTTAGACAGATCAAAATGTTTGTAGTCTGTAGTCCCGGAACCATGTGAGTGTCCCAGTTTATATAAGCGACCGGGTGAAATCCTTCTGGCTTTAGGAGTCAGTAATTCACTACTGTCTTCTCTTGTCCTGCAACTGAATTACctcaaaagaaaacacattttcattttataGCAATTGATAGCATTTTATAGCAATGTGTCATTTTATAGCAATTGCAAAAGTGATTCCACGCAGTGTCATGAAGGTTTAGCAATGGCAGAGTCTGTCTACTGCAGTCCCAAAGGGGTTAACTATCTCTTTGTTGGTGCTAAAAGAATTGTTGGCAAGACATCTGGAATCATAAAAACGAAAGCATCCCAACACTCATATAAATCCTTAAAGGCTCTGTTGACTTGCTCTCTGGAGGCCTGCATAGGGGTGCATTTTTATCTTGCAGTTCCTAATGTCTGATGCAATGCATAACTTGTGGCAAGTGGAAACGTTAGATTAGATATCTCATAGTAGCAAATTGATGTTTGCTAAGCATGCACATGTTTTGAGTATTTTCGTGGGACTAGCCTCTAGTCTTTTTGGACATACCATTTGCCAACCCAGATCTCATGGCAACACACTTAATTATGATgtgtctgtaaaaaaaaaaagtgttgacaacattttatttatttattatttcgacttGATATACTTccccgtccccaaagggctctgggcggtgtacaatttaATACCAAAAACAAATCAGATGATCAACAAccccaataaaaacataaataacatCTTAGTTAAAACCGTTTAAATATCCAATAACTCCACAGCTTCAGAATCCAAACATCAATATCAGAAATTATTTGTAGCTGAATTACATTGCAGTCCCTTTGGCAAGCAAGCAGTGCAAAAACAAGAAAACCAATGTCCCGAAACCTAGTAAAATAAAATAGGTGTTCAGTGACATTTGAGAGACCAACTTTC of Sphaerodactylus townsendi isolate TG3544 linkage group LG06, MPM_Stown_v2.3, whole genome shotgun sequence contains these proteins:
- the MPST gene encoding 3-mercaptopyruvate sulfurtransferase isoform X1 gives rise to the protein MFQAAQSESGQDASTMSQQLLYRALVSAKWVSEAIKTSQPGLAVRLLDASWYLPKMKRNPRTEFEERHIPGAAFFDIDQCSDRTSPYDHMLPSTAEFAEYVGKLGVGSDSHVVVYDASDQGLFSAPRVWWMFRAFGHDAVSLLDGGLKNWMREGFPVTSQKSRPVPADFHATLDRSFVKTHEDIKENIESCRFQVVDARAAGRFQGIEEEPREGIEPGHIPGTVNIPFTEFLSETGMEKSPEDIHRLFQERGVDLKKPLVATCGSGVTACHVALGAYLCGKPDVSIYDGAWVEWFMRAQPEHIISERRWKNL
- the MPST gene encoding 3-mercaptopyruvate sulfurtransferase isoform X2, producing the protein MSQQLLYRALVSAKWVSEAIKTSQPGLAVRLLDASWYLPKMKRNPRTEFEERHIPGAAFFDIDQCSDRTSPYDHMLPSTAEFAEYVGKLGVGSDSHVVVYDASDQGLFSAPRVWWMFRAFGHDAVSLLDGGLKNWMREGFPVTSQKSRPVPADFHATLDRSFVKTHEDIKENIESCRFQVVDARAAGRFQGIEEEPREGIEPGHIPGTVNIPFTEFLSETGMEKSPEDIHRLFQERGVDLKKPLVATCGSGVTACHVALGAYLCGKPDVSIYDGAWVEWFMRAQPEHIISERRWKNL